Proteins encoded together in one Coffea arabica cultivar ET-39 chromosome 2c, Coffea Arabica ET-39 HiFi, whole genome shotgun sequence window:
- the LOC113725071 gene encoding uncharacterized protein isoform X3: protein MMSETFVIDNNEVSVHLNDRIPAEIAENFKEFFPEDGDLSLEEVLLQQESAFQYIQANGKNKDKTSNNGQTSNRSQPIVQEGECSSGATDQLQSATDEALARALQEYFYIYERSGTVAESREPTPSETPVRVTNHSLSHDDIDPDNMTYEELQSLGEAVGHESKGLSEVLIARLPTFKYKTGLFSKKRKKEIAPSAKRRSEKINWRKQDH from the exons ATGATGTCTGAAACCTTCGTGATAGATAACAATGAGGTGAGCGTTCATTTGAATGATAGGATCCCTGCTGAAATTGCTGAGAATTTTAAAGAATTCTTTCCTGAGGATGGCGATCTTAGTCTTGAAGAAGTCCTACTACAACAG GAAAGCGCTTTCCAGTATATTCAAGCAAATGGAAAAAACAAGGATAAGACCTCAAATAATGGTCAAACCAGTAATAGGAGTCAGCCAATTGTGCAAGAAGGCGAATGTTCCAGTGGTGCAACTGATCAATTGCAATCAGCAACGGATGAAGCTTTAGCTAGAGCCTTGCAGGAGTATTTCTACATATATGAGCGTAGTGGTACTGTGGCTG AAAGCAGAGAGCCAACTCCTAGTGAAACACCAGTTAGG GTTACAAATCATTCTTTAAGTCATGATGATATAGATCCAGATAACATGACTTATGAG GAACTGCAATCTTTAGGGGAAGCCGTTGGTCACGAGAGCAAAGGGCTTTCAGAAGTTCTCATCGCTCGACTACCCACATTCAAATACAAAACGGGGCTGTTCTCCAAGAAACGGAAAAAAGA
- the LOC113725071 gene encoding E3 ubiquitin ligase BIG BROTHER-related isoform X1, producing the protein MMSETFVIDNNEVSVHLNDRIPAEIAENFKEFFPEDGDLSLEEVLLQQESAFQYIQANGKNKDKTSNNGQTSNRSQPIVQEGECSSGATDQLQSATDEALARALQEYFYIYERSGTVAESREPTPSETPVRVTNHSLSHDDIDPDNMTYEELQSLGEAVGHESKGLSEVLIARLPTFKYKTGLFSKKRKKECVICCSEYKSGARLTTLPCAHQYHSECITRWLKLNKNCPVCQEEVRED; encoded by the exons ATGATGTCTGAAACCTTCGTGATAGATAACAATGAGGTGAGCGTTCATTTGAATGATAGGATCCCTGCTGAAATTGCTGAGAATTTTAAAGAATTCTTTCCTGAGGATGGCGATCTTAGTCTTGAAGAAGTCCTACTACAACAG GAAAGCGCTTTCCAGTATATTCAAGCAAATGGAAAAAACAAGGATAAGACCTCAAATAATGGTCAAACCAGTAATAGGAGTCAGCCAATTGTGCAAGAAGGCGAATGTTCCAGTGGTGCAACTGATCAATTGCAATCAGCAACGGATGAAGCTTTAGCTAGAGCCTTGCAGGAGTATTTCTACATATATGAGCGTAGTGGTACTGTGGCTG AAAGCAGAGAGCCAACTCCTAGTGAAACACCAGTTAGG GTTACAAATCATTCTTTAAGTCATGATGATATAGATCCAGATAACATGACTTATGAG GAACTGCAATCTTTAGGGGAAGCCGTTGGTCACGAGAGCAAAGGGCTTTCAGAAGTTCTCATCGCTCGACTACCCACATTCAAATACAAAACGGGGCTGTTCTCCAAGAAACGGAAAAAAGA GTGTGTGATATGTTGCTCAGAGTATAAAAGTGGGGCTCGCTTGACCACTTTGCCTTGTGCACACCAGTATCATTCAGAGTGCATTACACGCTGGTTGAAACTGAATAAA
- the LOC113725071 gene encoding E3 ubiquitin ligase BIG BROTHER-related isoform X4 yields the protein MMSETFVIDNNEVSVHLNDRIPAEIAENFKEFFPEDGDLSLEEVLLQQESAFQYIQANGKNKDKTSNNGQTSNRSQPIVQEGECSSGATDQLQSATDEALARALQEYFYIYERSGTVAGEAVGHESKGLSEVLIARLPTFKYKTGLFSKKRKKECVICCSEYKSGARLTTLPCAHQYHSECITRWLKLNKNCPVCQEEVRED from the exons ATGATGTCTGAAACCTTCGTGATAGATAACAATGAGGTGAGCGTTCATTTGAATGATAGGATCCCTGCTGAAATTGCTGAGAATTTTAAAGAATTCTTTCCTGAGGATGGCGATCTTAGTCTTGAAGAAGTCCTACTACAACAG GAAAGCGCTTTCCAGTATATTCAAGCAAATGGAAAAAACAAGGATAAGACCTCAAATAATGGTCAAACCAGTAATAGGAGTCAGCCAATTGTGCAAGAAGGCGAATGTTCCAGTGGTGCAACTGATCAATTGCAATCAGCAACGGATGAAGCTTTAGCTAGAGCCTTGCAGGAGTATTTCTACATATATGAGCGTAGTGGTACTGTGGCTG GGGAAGCCGTTGGTCACGAGAGCAAAGGGCTTTCAGAAGTTCTCATCGCTCGACTACCCACATTCAAATACAAAACGGGGCTGTTCTCCAAGAAACGGAAAAAAGA GTGTGTGATATGTTGCTCAGAGTATAAAAGTGGGGCTCGCTTGACCACTTTGCCTTGTGCACACCAGTATCATTCAGAGTGCATTACACGCTGGTTGAAACTGAATAAA